A portion of the Pseudarthrobacter sp. L1SW genome contains these proteins:
- a CDS encoding very short patch repair endonuclease: protein MADRLTPEQRSWNMSRIRGKNTKPELLVRRLLHAKGYRYRLHGRSGSTRLPGNPDLVFAGRRKVIFINGCFWHFHDCRVGQHAPKANAEFWAAKRTRTRDRDASQRRLLEDAGWDVLTVWECELKDSSALEAELVQFLETRR, encoded by the coding sequence ATGGCGGACAGGCTCACCCCTGAACAGCGCAGCTGGAACATGTCCCGGATCCGGGGCAAGAACACCAAGCCCGAGCTGCTGGTGCGCAGGCTTCTCCATGCCAAGGGCTACCGGTACCGGCTGCACGGCCGCTCCGGCAGCACCCGCCTGCCCGGCAACCCGGACCTGGTCTTCGCCGGACGCCGCAAAGTCATCTTCATCAACGGCTGCTTCTGGCACTTCCATGACTGCCGGGTGGGGCAGCATGCGCCGAAGGCCAACGCCGAATTCTGGGCTGCCAAACGCACACGGACCCGAGACCGGGACGCCAGCCAGCGCCGGCTGCTGGAGGATGCCGGCTGGGACGTCCTGACGGTGTGGGAGTGCGAGCTCAAGGACAGCTCGGCCCTGGAAGCCGAGCTGGTGCAGTTCCTGGAAACCCGCCGCTGA
- a CDS encoding pyridoxamine 5'-phosphate oxidase family protein, with protein MMFEHADGQPVLELNDEQSWRLLEGTKHGRLVVSVAGEPDIFPVNYVTSARKLYLRTAPGNKLAQLTINSAVLFETDGILSEEAWSVVLRGKARVISNSAELAAVEELGLKTWVPTLKDFYVEIEPTSVSGRHFQFGEQPEREI; from the coding sequence GATGTTTGAACATGCAGATGGACAACCCGTACTGGAACTCAATGACGAGCAGTCCTGGCGCCTGTTGGAGGGCACCAAGCACGGACGGCTCGTGGTGTCGGTCGCCGGTGAACCTGACATCTTCCCGGTCAACTACGTCACGTCCGCCCGGAAGCTCTATCTGAGGACGGCGCCGGGCAACAAGCTTGCCCAGCTCACCATCAACTCCGCTGTCCTCTTCGAAACGGACGGCATCCTCTCCGAGGAGGCCTGGTCCGTGGTGCTGCGCGGGAAGGCACGCGTGATCAGCAACTCCGCGGAACTGGCGGCCGTGGAGGAACTGGGCCTGAAAACCTGGGTCCCCACCCTGAAGGACTTCTACGTGGAAATCGAACCTACGTCCGTCAGCGGCCGGCACTTCCAGTTCGGCGAACAGCCCGAGCGGGAAATCTAG
- a CDS encoding Hpt domain-containing protein has translation MSAADDAPRPLVDQSVLDRLREELEEDEGYCRVFVGNFIEYLPQRIGRLRLALTTGDLEGSVDAVLSLKTSSQMVGAERLAGLATELEVEIRTEARKADVAVLLPQLAVAFLRPINHCSGQTTHRLQAQFASGASR, from the coding sequence ATGAGCGCCGCCGATGATGCCCCCCGGCCCCTGGTGGACCAATCCGTCCTGGACCGGCTCCGGGAAGAACTCGAGGAGGACGAGGGGTACTGCAGGGTCTTCGTGGGGAACTTCATCGAGTACTTGCCGCAACGGATCGGGCGGCTCCGCCTCGCGCTGACCACCGGAGACCTGGAAGGTTCAGTGGACGCGGTCCTGAGCCTGAAGACCTCCAGCCAGATGGTGGGTGCGGAGCGGCTGGCCGGCCTGGCCACGGAACTGGAAGTGGAAATACGCACCGAGGCCCGCAAGGCTGACGTGGCCGTCCTCCTGCCCCAGTTGGCCGTGGCCTTCCTCAGGCCTATCAACCACTGCAGCGGGCAAACGACGCACCGCCTGCAGGCTCAGTTCGCTTCCGGCGCCAGCCGGTAG